From Chryseobacterium gallinarum, one genomic window encodes:
- a CDS encoding HAD-IIIC family phosphatase, with amino-acid sequence MYRTFSELKKDLRKNIQQLKKVKVALLGDTATQFLNIALKGTAINEGINFEIFEADFGQVSRQILDPSSEYYEFDADYTIIFESSHKLLGQYYKFSGSQNAFAENKINYIAELYRTIQSRTKSRVIYCNFPGINNQIFGNFSTKVESSFIFQQNKLNYLLSAELAIKNDNFFIADLLSIQNKWGRDFMFSPNIYINTEMVLSLDALPVVAHHMVSIISSLEGKFKKCLILDLDNTTWGGIIGDDGLEKIQIGSLGIGKAFTEFQHWVKALQKRGIIIAVCSKNDEDKAKEPFEKHPDMVLKLDDIAVFVANWENKADNIRKIQQILNIGFDSMVFLDDNPFERNIVRENLPEVCVPELPEDPAEYLEYLYSLNLFETASFSENDTERTKQYQVEAQRVIALESFTNVEDFLKSMNMVSDVQAFNSFSKPRVSQLTQRSNQFNLRTIRYTEQDIENLMSSDDHHTISFTLEDKYGDNGLICVIVLEKKNEETLFIDTWLMSCRVLKRGMEDFTLNTIVDIAQKNGYKYIVGEYLPTAKNQMVKDHYEKLGFTEQEGRWILNVDDYQQKEVFISTK; translated from the coding sequence ATGTACAGAACGTTTTCCGAGCTTAAAAAAGACCTCCGCAAAAATATTCAGCAGCTTAAAAAAGTGAAAGTAGCTTTATTGGGTGATACAGCAACTCAGTTTTTGAATATTGCTTTAAAAGGAACAGCTATTAATGAAGGCATTAACTTTGAAATCTTTGAAGCGGATTTCGGACAGGTATCTCGCCAGATTTTGGATCCTTCATCAGAATATTATGAATTTGATGCAGATTATACCATCATTTTCGAGTCCTCCCATAAATTGTTAGGCCAATATTATAAATTTTCAGGATCGCAGAATGCTTTTGCTGAAAATAAGATCAATTATATTGCAGAACTTTATCGCACCATCCAAAGCAGAACAAAAAGCAGGGTGATTTATTGTAATTTTCCTGGAATCAACAATCAGATTTTTGGAAACTTTTCAACGAAAGTAGAATCTTCTTTTATTTTTCAGCAAAATAAACTTAATTATCTCCTTTCGGCAGAATTGGCCATTAAAAATGATAATTTCTTCATTGCAGATTTACTTTCCATCCAGAATAAATGGGGACGGGATTTCATGTTTTCGCCCAACATCTATATCAATACAGAAATGGTTCTTTCTTTAGATGCTCTTCCTGTTGTAGCACATCATATGGTAAGTATTATTTCTTCATTGGAAGGGAAATTTAAAAAATGTCTTATTCTTGATCTGGATAATACGACATGGGGCGGAATTATTGGAGATGATGGTCTTGAAAAAATTCAAATCGGAAGTTTAGGCATTGGAAAAGCATTTACAGAATTCCAGCATTGGGTAAAGGCCCTTCAAAAAAGAGGGATAATCATAGCTGTTTGTAGTAAAAATGATGAAGATAAGGCGAAAGAACCGTTCGAAAAACACCCGGATATGGTTCTTAAATTGGATGATATAGCTGTGTTTGTAGCCAATTGGGAAAATAAGGCAGATAATATCAGGAAAATCCAGCAGATTTTGAATATAGGATTTGATTCCATGGTATTCTTGGATGATAATCCGTTTGAAAGAAATATTGTAAGGGAAAATCTTCCGGAGGTTTGTGTGCCGGAACTTCCAGAGGATCCTGCTGAATATCTGGAATATTTATACAGTTTAAATCTTTTTGAAACCGCCAGTTTTTCAGAAAATGACACTGAAAGAACAAAGCAATACCAGGTGGAAGCGCAACGTGTCATTGCCCTGGAAAGTTTTACCAATGTGGAAGACTTTCTTAAAAGTATGAATATGGTGTCTGATGTACAGGCTTTCAATAGTTTTTCAAAGCCAAGGGTATCTCAGTTAACACAGCGTTCCAATCAGTTTAATTTGAGAACAATAAGATATACAGAGCAGGATATCGAAAATTTAATGTCTTCTGATGATCATCATACCATTTCTTTCACACTGGAAGATAAATATGGTGACAACGGATTGATCTGTGTCATTGTTCTTGAAAAGAAAAATGAAGAGACACTTTTCATTGATACCTGGCTGATGAGCTGCCGGGTATTGAAACGGGGAATGGAAGATTTTACGCTGAACACTATTGTGGACATTGCTCAAAAAAACGGGTATAAATATATTGTGGGGGAATATCTTCCTACCGCTAAAAACCAAATGGTAAAAGACCATTATGAGAAGTTAGGATTTACTGAACAAGAGGGAAGATGGATATTGAATGTAGATGATTATCAACAAAAAGAAGTTTTCATTAGCACCAAATAA
- a CDS encoding class I SAM-dependent methyltransferase yields MEIEHLIESIAAKNTIHGKKLQKNFLSLKEENNYISDFNTFIKKYKDILEKKNLSFDDSINYYLKMISDFNEEMLDFTRTGQYRNTSFEEVNKAMYDNPDVMVSHMHGLLLSQFLWKHHYFVYHYFKSNIEKYSPINSYFEIGAGHGLYFEAAMEKIGMDNCTFEALDISESSLELTKSLIKNDKVIYHLKNIFDYTDQDGKKDFITMGEVLEHVEDPLSLLKKVKDLIKPEGTIFITTPTNAPSIDHIYLFNNVQEIRDLIHEAGLEIVDENSFASEDIDIEKAEKRKIAIMYASFLKIKQK; encoded by the coding sequence ATGGAAATTGAACATTTAATTGAAAGTATTGCAGCTAAAAATACCATTCATGGTAAAAAGCTCCAGAAAAATTTCTTGTCTTTAAAAGAGGAGAATAACTATATATCTGATTTTAATACCTTTATTAAAAAGTATAAAGATATTCTTGAGAAAAAGAATCTATCCTTTGATGATTCAATCAATTATTACCTTAAAATGATTAGTGATTTTAATGAAGAAATGCTTGATTTTACGAGGACTGGCCAATATAGAAATACATCATTTGAAGAAGTAAATAAAGCAATGTATGATAATCCAGATGTTATGGTTTCTCATATGCATGGGTTGTTGCTCTCTCAATTCTTATGGAAACATCATTATTTTGTTTATCATTATTTTAAAAGTAATATAGAAAAATATTCACCAATAAATTCTTATTTTGAAATTGGGGCGGGACATGGTCTTTATTTTGAAGCCGCAATGGAAAAAATAGGAATGGATAATTGTACTTTTGAGGCTCTGGATATTAGCGAATCTTCTTTGGAACTTACAAAAAGTTTAATAAAAAACGATAAAGTTATTTATCATCTTAAAAATATATTTGATTATACGGATCAAGACGGAAAGAAAGATTTTATCACCATGGGTGAGGTTCTGGAGCATGTTGAAGATCCTTTATCATTACTGAAAAAAGTAAAAGATTTAATAAAACCAGAAGGAACAATTTTTATTACAACGCCAACCAATGCACCTTCTATAGACCATATTTATTTGTTTAACAATGTTCAGGAGATTCGGGATTTGATTCATGAGGCTGGATTGGAGATCGTTGATGAAAATAGCTTTGCCAGTGAGGATATTGATATTGAAAAAGCTGAGAAAAGAAAAATTGCCATCATGTATGCCTCATTTTTGAAAATAAAACAGAAATAA